In the genome of Palaemon carinicauda isolate YSFRI2023 chromosome 13, ASM3689809v2, whole genome shotgun sequence, one region contains:
- the LOC137651463 gene encoding golgin subfamily A member 6-like protein 25 produces MKHLGKKTIDQSIRPVEICPKTKLSVYSMEDLLPFVGRVIKRGEFGYVYELVGKYSNFCLKVNRIGLDVELENLLRFQHLAVPKVMGLVKEWVVIVSRHQMTLWDWARIMRPTKEQVLRILIALAGILQDFHAEGYCLNYVHPESVMIDSAPGRRVSKVSVMDLNIMKEIGANPFQRPIVQTSQSSGANTKNCKCFAPKILAGEGGTPQTDALSMALTIGFLVSNGVLKVRSPFRKLLDWFAGCYGNESGCSMDTLLIALNKELDNCPISEMEEWVADQKGMSSLESSTSNGNDDEEEGRKDCHQDDHVTAEELIVSPGSGGDTTYRKVESLPDGEIEKSGDGKTKKSTSSEEGSEIQALQEIIFIQKKELERERETKCRLIENHMKELKEVYDYQQKLGEIEDRTKSQKNEKISNLDHDLLQRDQGLASLRQQADHDKRKNDEMGNKKLSLERKFQEVQEENDSLRKEVGRLRESQLHREEDKLSRQGFQEEQKTDLEGKPQDERKHLRREAKDAALIRIRQIAQDEISQPKSDRVYASVQPWEEALKDEKTENKQKVNLEEIEEGIVKRRIQYFENIIRGNIKEEGDLCGQSPDFRKNLNRKAKDIALARITRIIQEELSEQKENVWNRENIEKELKDYQEENSAGTDGDSASKGDYYAKIRMVNAMGEKQKADLEGKPQDERKHLRREAKDVALIRIRQIAQDEISQPKSDKVYASVQPWEEALKDEKTENKPKVNLEKVEEGIVKRRIQYFENIIRGNIKEEGDLRGQSPDFKEHLNRKAKDIALARITRIIQEELSEELNENVWKSENIEKELQDYQEANSPGTKADSASKGGEYAEIMMMNGIMKRKHLRREAKDVALIRIRQIAQEEISQQKGDKVYALIKLWEEALKHEKTDKRQKVNLEEIEEGLVERGIQYFENNIRGIIVSDCCQAIEWGLQGVGAHEELSEQNENVWKSENIEKELQNYQEANSPGTQEDSANNSDDYEEIIKIKVMGRKQIADLRRKAKDKAFFKIRRIAMEEVFPENRGLVYGLVQVWEEALKGENIEKMKKVIHEVIEKGNVKRHIQKFENAIRGNLKEGDLRGQPRDFRNHLRRTTKDKALAQIRKLVQEDMSEKRGRVYDLTQLYENAIKGDKIEKKSKYKAIKSQTLEDLIEYFENMLQENTQNEGHLHGQYRDLGNHLRRAAKDVALARIRNILQEAIEEENFEE; encoded by the coding sequence ATGAAACATCTCGGGAAAAAGACGATCGACCAATCGATCAGGCCCGTAGAAATCTGCCCTAAGACAAAGCTTAGTGTTTACTCCATGGAGGACTTGTTGCCCTTCGTAGGCAGGGTAATAAAACGGGGCGAATTCGGATACGTCTATGAACTTGTAGGCAAATATTCGAATTTCTGCCTCAAAGTGAATAGGATAGGCCTAGACGTCGAGCTTGAGAATCTCCTTCGATTCCAGCATCTTGCGGTTCCCAAAGTCATGGGACTCGTGAAGGAATGGGTGGTCATCGTGTCACGTCACCAGATGACCCTGTGGGATTGGGCACGTATCATGCGACCGACCAAGGAGCAGGTCCTTCGTATCTTGATAGCACTGGCTGGAATTCTGCAGGATTTCCACGCCGAAGGCTACTGCCTCAATTACGTCCACCCGGAAAGCGTTATGATCGATTCCGCGCCCGGAAGACGCGTTTCAAAGGTAAGTGTGATGGACTTGAATATCATGAAGGAGATCGGTGCCAACCCTTTCCAAAGACCCATAGTTCAGACCAGCCAGAGTTCGGGTGCGAACACCAAAAACTGCAAGTGTTTCGCGCCCAAGATCCTTGCGGGGGAGGGAGGCACCCCACAGACAGATGCCCTAAGCATGGCTCTCACCATCGGGTTTTTAGTTTCTAATGGGGTGCTTAAGGTGAGATCCCCCTTCAGGAAACTCCTGGACTGGTTTGCAGGTTGCTATGGAAACGAAAGCGGTTGCTCCATGGACACTCTGCTCATCGCCTTAAACAAGGAATTGGACAATTGCCCTATCAGCGAAATGGAAGAGTGGGTGGCTGATCAGAAAGGAATGTCGTCACTGGAAAGTTCAACCTCAAATGgcaatgatgatgaagaggaggggAGAAAGGATTGCCATCAAGATGACCACGTAACTGCAGAGGAGTTAATTGTCTCTCCTGGGAGTGGAGGAGACACGACATACAGGAAGGTTGAAAGTCTTCCTGATGGTGAAATTGAGAAGAGTGGTGACGGGAAGACCAAGAAATCGACGTCTTCGGAAGAGGGAAGTGAAATTCAAGCATTGcaggaaataattttcattcaaaagaaggaattagaaagagaaagagaaacaaagtgTCGTCTTATAGAAAATCATATGAAAGAGTTAAAGGAGGTTTATGATTATCAACAAAAGCTCGGGGAAATTGAAGACAGAACCAAgagtcaaaaaaatgaaaaaatatcaaatcTAGACCACGACCTTCTTCAGAGGGATCAAGGATTGGCGTCTTTGAGGCAGCAGGCTGACCATGACAAACGCAAGAACGATGAAATGGGGAACAAGAAACTATCCCTGGAGCGGAAATTCCAGGAAGTCCAGGAAGAAAACGATTCTCTGAGGAAGGAAGTAGGTAGACTCAGGGAGTCTCAACTACACAGAGAAGAAGATAAGCTCAGCAGACAGGGTTTCCAAGAGGAACAAAAAACTGATCTTGAAGGGAAACCTCAGGACGAAAGAAAGCATCTCAGGAGGGAAGCAAAAGATGCGGCCTTGATAAGGATTAGacaaattgcacaggatgaaatctcaCAACCAAAAAGTGACAGAGTATATGCTTCTGTTCAACcatgggaagaggctctgaaagatgAGAAAACAGAAAACAAACAGAAGGTTAACCTAGAGGAAATAGAGGAAGGAATCGTAAAGAGAcgtatccagtattttgaaaatatcatacgaggaAACATAAAAGAAGAAGGAGATCTTTGTGGACAATCTCCAGACTTTAGGAAAAATCTTAATAGGAAGGCCAAGGATATtgctttggcaaggataacacGAATAATACAAGAGGAATTATCAGAACAAAAGGAAAATGTCTGGAACAGAGAGAACATTGAAAAGGAACTTAAAGACTACCAAGAAGAAAATAGTGCAGGAACAGATGGAGATTCTGCTAGTAAAGGTGATTATTATGCAAAAATTAGGATGGTAAATGCAATGGGGGAGAAACAAAAAGCTGATCTTGAAGGAAAACCccaggacgagagaaagcatctcAGGAGGGAAGCAAAAGATGTGGCCTTGATAAGGATTCGacaaattgcacaggatgaaatctcaCAACCAAAAAGTGACAAAGTATATGCTTCTGTTCAACcatgggaagaggctctgaaagatgAGAAAACAGAAAACAAACCGAAGGTTAACCTTGAGAAAGTAGAGGAAGGAATCGTAAAGAGGcgtatccagtattttgaaaatatcatacgaggaaacataaaggaagaaggcgATCTTCGTGGACAATCTCCAGACTTTAAAGAACATCTTAATAGGAAGGCCAAGGATATTGCTCTGGCAAGGATAACACGAATAATACAAGAGGAATTATCAGAAGAACTAAATGAAAATGTCTGGAAAAGTGAgaacattgaaaaggaacttcaAGACTACCAAGAAGCAAATAGCCCAGGAACAAAAGCTGATTCTGCCAGTAAAGGTGGTGAATATGCAGAAATTATGATGATGAACGGAATAATgaagagaaagcatcttaggagagAAGCAAAAGATGTGGCCTTAATAAGGATCAGACAGATTGCACAGGAGGAAATCTCACAACAAAAAGGTGACAAAGTATATGCTCTTATTAAACTGTGGGAAGAGGCTCTGAAACACGAGAAAACAGATAAGAGACAGAAGGTTAAccttgaagaaatagaagaaggacTCGTAGAAAGGggtatccagtattttgaaaacaaCATAAGAGGAATTATTGTATCAGACTGTTGTCAGGCCATCGAATGGGGTCTTCAAGGAGTGGGAGCACATGAGGAACTGtcagaacaaaatgaaaacgtctggaaaagtgaaaacattgaaaaggaacttcaAAACTACCAAGAAGCAAATAGCCCGGGAACACAAGAAGATTCtgctaataatagtgatgattatgaagaaattataaagataAAGGTAATGGGACGGAAACAAATAGCTGATCTTAGGAGGAAAGCTAAAGATAAAGCCTTTTtcaagattagacgaattgcaatggAGGAGGTCTTTCCAGAAAACAGAGGCTTAGTATATGGTCTTGTTCAAgtatgggaagaggctctgaaaggtGAGAACATAGAAAAGATGAAGAAGGTTATTCATGAAGTAATAGAAAAAGGCAATGTAAAAAGGCATATCCAGAAATTTGAAAATGCCATACGAGGAAACTTAAAAGAAGGCGATCTTCGTGGACAACCTCGGGACTTCAGAAACCATCTTAGGAGGACCACTAAAGATAAGGCCTTGGCCCAGATAAGAAAATTAGTACAagaggacatgtctgagaaaaGAGGCCGAGTTTATGATCTTACTCAACTATATGAAAATGCAATCAAAGGagacaaaattgaaaagaaaagtaaatataagGCAATAAAGAGCCAAACATTAGAAGACCTAAtcgagtattttgaaaatatgttacaaGAAAACACACAAAATGAAGGCCATCTTCATGGACAATATCGGGACTTGGGAAACCATCTTAGAAGGGCCGCAAAAGATGTCGCTTTGGCTAGGATTAGAAATATCTTACAAGAGGCTATCGAAGAAGAGAATTTTGAAGAGTAA